The DNA sequence CAATCCTCGTATGTTCGGCGGCAGACGGTCCGATGCCGCAAACTCGCGAGCACATCCTTCTGTCTCGCCAAGTAGGCGTACCATACATCGTCGTATTCCTGAATAAAGCTGACATGGTTGACGATGCGGAACTGCTTGAGCTCGTTGAAATGGAAGTTCGTGAACTCTTATCGGACTACGACTTCCCCGGTGACGACACCCCAATCATTGTGGGCTCGGCACTGAAAGCTCTGGAAGGCGATACCTCGGACATCGGCGTTCCGGCAATCGAAAAACTCGTTGAAGCACTGGACAGCTACATCCCGGAGCCGGAACGAGACATCGACAAACCATTCCTGCTGCCAATCGAAGACGTCTTCTCAATCTCAGGACGCGGCACCGTAGTAACCGGACGTGTAGAGCGCGGTATCGTTAAAGTAGGCGACGAACTTGAAATCGTAGGACTGCGTCCAACAGCAAAAACCACCTGTACAGGTGTAGAAATGTTCCGCAAACTCCTAGATCAAGGACAAGCAGGCGACAACGTTGGCGTACTATTGCGTGGTACCAAACGTGAAGACATCGAACGCGGACAAGTATTGGCAAAACCGGGCACTATTACCCCGCACACCAAATTTGAAGCCGAAGTATACGTACTCTCTAAAGAAGAAGGTGGACGTCATACCCCATTCTTAAAAGGCTACCGTCCTCAATTTTACTTCCGTACCACGGACGTAACAGGCGAATGTATCCTTCCTGAAGGCACAGAAATGGTCATGCCCGGAGATAACGTAAAAATCGAAGTTCAACTGATTCATCCGATTGCGATGGACGAAGGCTTGCGTTTTGCGATTCGTGAGGGCGGTCGTACAGTTGGAGCCGGTGTTGTGGCGAAAATTATTGAGTAATTTTTCTTACGATACTTGACAAAAATACAAGGCGGGGATAAAATCCCGCCTCTTCATTAGTTAAATAGGCGAGTAGCTCAATTGGCAGAGTTGCGGTTTCCAAAACCGTCGGTTGGGGGTTCGAGTCCCTCCTCGCCTGCCATGTTTCTCAGAGAATCCTTTATGTCAACAGAAATTGCAGTTGAAAAAAAACCGCTATCCGGTTTGTTTACGGTTTTAGCGATTGTTTTGTTTTTAGGCGGATTCTATCTAGCAGGTTCTTTGTTTTTAGCAAGTAAGGCTTGGTATCTGCGATTGGCGGTTGCTGTTCTTGGAGCAGTCTTGGCAGCCGCCGCACTCACTCAAACAATCTATTGGCACAAAATGATTAGTCTCGTCCGAGGTGCTCGGATAGAAATGAATAAAGTTTTTTGGCCGAATAAAGACGAATTAATTAAAACCACTGCGATGGTTTTGGCGATTGTGACGGTTTTTGCAATCGTATTAAGTATTATAGATTGGATTTTAACGTTAATTGTTCAATTGGTGTTGTGATGGCAAAACAGTGGTATGTGCTACAGTCGTATTCGCAATTTGAGCAATACGTCAAAAAACAGTTGCAGGAAGTTATTGAGCGCGAAGGTATGCAAGATAGCTTTGGGCAAATTTTGATCCCGACAGAAGAAGTGGT is a window from the Suttonella indologenes genome containing:
- the tuf gene encoding elongation factor Tu, which codes for MSKEKFERTKPHVNVGTIGHVDHGKTTLTAALTKVGADRFGGQFKAYDQIDGAPEERARGITISTAHVEYESPTRHYAHVDCPGHADYVKNMITGAAQMDGAILVCSAADGPMPQTREHILLSRQVGVPYIVVFLNKADMVDDAELLELVEMEVRELLSDYDFPGDDTPIIVGSALKALEGDTSDIGVPAIEKLVEALDSYIPEPERDIDKPFLLPIEDVFSISGRGTVVTGRVERGIVKVGDELEIVGLRPTAKTTCTGVEMFRKLLDQGQAGDNVGVLLRGTKREDIERGQVLAKPGTITPHTKFEAEVYVLSKEEGGRHTPFLKGYRPQFYFRTTDVTGECILPEGTEMVMPGDNVKIEVQLIHPIAMDEGLRFAIREGGRTVGAGVVAKIIE
- the secE gene encoding preprotein translocase subunit SecE, which produces MSTEIAVEKKPLSGLFTVLAIVLFLGGFYLAGSLFLASKAWYLRLAVAVLGAVLAAAALTQTIYWHKMISLVRGARIEMNKVFWPNKDELIKTTAMVLAIVTVFAIVLSIIDWILTLIVQLVL